In Granulicatella elegans, one genomic interval encodes:
- a CDS encoding helix-turn-helix domain-containing protein produces the protein MKKMEDVLIGNKIKTIRISLEMNQKEFAKIIGSNVSALSNWENGRNKPNMKKLSNIAKIGKTTVEELLNNDSCRYYFNIYWEKNIKKERTKFYNFLRSNDRFKDLEEDYFEYLEQEKEKIFEIFSDFACDLNFDEKKTFEVIGEDVFIIAIQMFLDTNSFSDTVIIKNLILYIKEKEEKIKKKFFKIIEGENCFIDNSSKLAYEKFTLSTKMYLLVLEETLEEITKNCEED, from the coding sequence ATGAAAAAAATGGAAGATGTTTTAATTGGCAATAAAATAAAAACAATTAGAATATCTCTTGAAATGAATCAGAAAGAATTTGCTAAGATTATAGGTTCAAATGTTTCCGCTTTAAGTAATTGGGAAAACGGAAGAAACAAACCCAATATGAAGAAACTTTCAAATATTGCTAAGATTGGTAAGACAACTGTAGAAGAACTTCTTAATAACGATAGTTGTAGATATTATTTTAATATTTATTGGGAAAAAAACATCAAAAAAGAACGTACAAAATTCTATAACTTTTTACGTTCTAATGACAGATTTAAAGATTTAGAAGAAGATTATTTTGAATATTTAGAACAAGAAAAAGAAAAAATTTTTGAGATTTTTTCTGATTTTGCTTGTGATTTAAATTTTGATGAAAAAAAAACTTTCGAAGTCATAGGTGAAGATGTGTTTATAATTGCTATCCAAATGTTTTTGGATACAAATAGCTTTTCTGATACTGTAATTATAAAAAACTTAATTTTATACATTAAAGAAAAGGAAGAAAAAATCAAGAAAAAATTTTTCAAAATTATTGAGGGGGAAAATTGTTTTATAGATAATTCTAGTAAACTTGCTTATGAAAAATTCACGCTATCTACTAAAATGTATCTTTTAGTTTTAGAAGAAACTCTAGAAGAAATCACTAAAAATTGTGAAGAAGATTAA
- a CDS encoding DNA primase family protein, which translates to MPIYIEKGWFNTKIHVEKTELSPIDWLKNYTANRVPKGAIILNGDIKRMKEKYPYANDKIAEYYAKMEGIKNNQYYFMTGYIEKDEEKQLKRNTDSIIRRSVITLDYDDKDTPSLDELIRIIKEKKPNVECYIYPTIKYTDEFPRWRVVFEPDRPLLEYEYKQVATDLAKTIGLEYDKSVINDWQKFAGLPVVTSKNSHIEPVYIEGEKLKTPDIKDMKPPIKQTEKITGEYASKFNDNGNIPHDDAIEIMEHYVEVNEAELMDYDKALTDMFVIAKAISTDEIDYDTGKECVEILALGNTDWIHGTQNKIGNLSKLHLMLHRGIYKNPWSFYYWFKVRTDRQLKPSETSEEIIKRIREDSEQWKIEHAEMKRDGTLKKPRLPVRVAADITKRHCDMGRLGSYDADTRHLGIYNPDTGIYDSSDYYRKTLFRAGERSLTRNECKEVLDLLLNEAENKERTLDYNYIIFKNGIYNIDTKQLEPFSPNYVFESTIGVNYNPDAVEPVFPDGWTFSKWMDISMGGDEEKKELLWQLIASTIHTNKPSGHVAFLFSRVGSSGKSTLQLLLKNLVSKERSVALRLKDIENRFDISRAVGKALVIGDDNSPKDYNADSANLKSMVTGEPLKVEAKGENAQTHHFNCQVVQSMNGLPNFGDVTDGLIRRLRIIEFKKVFKGKENNPNVKEKYINDPRLLEWIAKEALEHLVLSGEWIQTEEHKQYVQEIISDSDPVARYFEERIPQFTSTRLPIKFLYADFKAVYLLENNRNTKISQRTFTKQLKPYMEAKGWKYDRNNKKPLEAFHKADWQLYVDKVKEWDITYNYEKESIAYQPMFVKENDI; encoded by the coding sequence ATGCCAATTTATATTGAAAAAGGCTGGTTTAATACAAAAATTCATGTAGAGAAAACAGAACTTAGCCCTATTGATTGGTTAAAGAACTATACCGCCAATAGAGTGCCTAAAGGTGCAATCATTTTAAACGGTGATATTAAACGAATGAAAGAAAAATACCCGTATGCTAATGATAAAATAGCTGAATATTATGCAAAAATGGAAGGTATAAAAAACAATCAGTATTACTTTATGACTGGGTATATAGAAAAAGATGAAGAAAAACAATTAAAACGTAATACAGATAGCATCATAAGAAGGAGCGTTATTACATTAGATTATGATGATAAGGACACGCCTTCACTAGATGAGTTGATACGCATCATAAAAGAGAAAAAGCCTAATGTTGAGTGTTACATATACCCAACTATTAAGTATACAGACGAGTTTCCACGTTGGCGTGTAGTATTTGAACCAGATAGACCACTATTAGAATACGAATACAAGCAAGTTGCTACAGACTTAGCCAAAACAATAGGGCTTGAATATGATAAAAGTGTTATAAACGATTGGCAAAAGTTTGCAGGGTTACCAGTAGTTACTTCTAAAAATTCCCATATTGAACCAGTATACATTGAGGGAGAAAAGCTAAAAACTCCTGATATCAAGGATATGAAGCCACCAATTAAGCAAACAGAGAAAATTACAGGAGAATACGCCTCTAAATTCAATGATAATGGTAATATACCGCATGATGATGCAATTGAAATCATGGAACATTATGTAGAAGTAAATGAAGCTGAATTAATGGATTATGATAAAGCATTGACAGATATGTTTGTTATTGCTAAAGCTATTAGTACTGATGAGATTGATTATGACACTGGGAAAGAATGTGTTGAAATCCTTGCTTTAGGGAATACAGACTGGATACATGGTACACAAAATAAGATAGGGAATTTAAGTAAACTCCATTTAATGCTACACCGTGGTATTTATAAAAATCCATGGAGCTTTTACTATTGGTTTAAAGTTAGAACCGATAGACAACTTAAGCCGTCTGAAACGTCTGAAGAAATAATAAAACGTATACGTGAAGATAGTGAACAATGGAAAATAGAACATGCAGAAATGAAAAGAGATGGAACGTTAAAAAAGCCTCGTCTACCAGTACGAGTTGCAGCAGATATTACGAAACGCCATTGTGATATGGGTAGGTTAGGTAGTTATGATGCTGATACGCGTCATTTAGGCATTTATAATCCCGATACAGGTATATATGATAGTAGTGATTATTATAGAAAAACACTTTTTAGAGCGGGTGAACGTTCTTTAACAAGAAATGAATGTAAAGAAGTATTAGATTTATTGTTAAATGAAGCTGAAAATAAGGAAAGAACGCTAGATTATAATTACATTATTTTTAAGAATGGAATTTATAATATAGACACTAAACAATTAGAACCATTTAGCCCTAATTATGTTTTTGAAAGTACAATTGGAGTGAATTATAATCCTGACGCTGTTGAACCTGTATTCCCTGATGGTTGGACTTTTAGTAAATGGATGGATATTTCTATGGGTGGAGATGAAGAAAAGAAAGAGCTTTTGTGGCAATTAATAGCCAGTACAATCCATACCAACAAGCCAAGTGGTCACGTTGCATTTCTATTCAGTAGGGTAGGGTCAAGTGGTAAAAGTACATTGCAACTACTACTAAAAAACTTAGTAAGTAAAGAAAGAAGTGTTGCTTTACGATTGAAAGATATTGAAAACCGTTTTGATATCTCGAGAGCAGTCGGGAAAGCACTAGTTATTGGTGATGATAATTCACCTAAAGATTATAACGCTGATAGTGCAAATCTAAAGAGTATGGTGACTGGTGAACCGTTAAAAGTTGAAGCTAAAGGAGAAAACGCACAAACTCATCATTTCAATTGTCAAGTAGTGCAATCAATGAATGGGTTACCTAACTTTGGTGATGTGACAGATGGACTTATTAGACGGTTACGTATTATTGAATTTAAAAAAGTTTTTAAAGGTAAAGAAAACAATCCAAACGTAAAAGAAAAATACATTAATGACCCGCGCTTATTAGAATGGATAGCTAAAGAGGCTTTGGAACATTTAGTATTAAGTGGGGAATGGATACAAACAGAGGAACACAAGCAATATGTTCAAGAAATCATCTCAGATAGTGACCCTGTTGCACGTTATTTCGAGGAACGTATACCACAATTTACAAGCACCCGTTTACCTATAAAATTCTTGTATGCAGATTTTAAAGCTGTGTATTTACTAGAAAATAATAGAAATACTAAAATCTCTCAACGTACATTTACTAAACAGCTTAAGCCATATATGGAAGCTAAAGGTTGGAAGTATGATAGAAATAATAAAAAGCCTTTAGAAGCATTTCATAAAGCAGATTGGCAATTATATGTAGATAAGGTAAAGGAATGGGATATAACCTATAATTACGAAAAAGAAAGCATTGCTTATCAACCTATGTTTGTTAAAGAAAACGATATTTAA
- a CDS encoding helix-turn-helix domain-containing protein, whose translation MLTLELPKEFSIELHSMLKAVYKAAVAEGRQEASLTKDYLTSREVNEVYVSVSAPTLKQWENLGLPVYQVQGKQYYKKSDIDTFLQQYKK comes from the coding sequence ATGTTAACGCTAGAATTACCTAAAGAATTCTCAATAGAATTACATTCAATGCTAAAGGCAGTATATAAAGCTGCTGTAGCAGAGGGCAGACAGGAAGCAAGCCTTACAAAAGATTATTTAACGTCTAGAGAGGTAAACGAGGTATACGTTTCTGTATCTGCTCCTACTTTGAAGCAGTGGGAAAATTTAGGCTTACCAGTGTATCAAGTACAAGGTAAACAATACTATAAGAAATCAGATATTGATACGTTCTTACAACAATACAAAAAATAA
- a CDS encoding helix-turn-helix transcriptional regulator — protein MILASMYRRMTGKSQKYFASKLGISVNSYANKEKGKTQFTQKEMELFYLEIKKFNQDISIVDIFLNNNYRKIQKSTIFIGGVYLKDKK, from the coding sequence ATGATTTTAGCATCAATGTACAGAAGAATGACCGGGAAAAGTCAAAAGTATTTTGCTAGTAAACTAGGTATTTCAGTTAATTCCTACGCAAATAAAGAGAAAGGAAAAACTCAGTTTACTCAAAAAGAAATGGAATTATTCTATCTTGAAATAAAAAAGTTTAATCAGGATATTTCAATAGTAGATATTTTTTTAAACAATAACTACAGAAAAATACAGAAATCAACTATATTTATTGGAGGTGTTTATTTGAAGGATAAAAAATAA